The genomic interval ATCTAGAAACATTACCTCTTCAAGAGTTGTATAAATTAATTAAAGAAAATCCTGGATTATTAAGAAGACCTATTATTCTTGATGAAAAACGACTTCAAGTTGGGTACAATGAAGATGAGATTCGTCGTTTCTTACCGCGTAAAGTTCGTACGTTCCATCTTCGAGAAGCACAACGATTAGTTAATTAATAATGTATTTGATTGCTCTGCTGGAGATTGTCTGCAGAGCTTTTTCTTTACTTAGTTTTGAGAATCTTTATTTTTTTAAGAGTACAATGTATGGGTAAGGGAAATTTTGAGTATATAATAGATAATGAATTTAAATATTTGGCTAAAATATTTGTCGTCGAACATGTCATAAAGTTGCAGAATGAGGAATTTTTCTATAAAATAAATGGCATATTAGGCAAACAATTGTTTTTTAATTAATGAAGTTTTTTATTTCCCTTCTTGTAGTTTTTATCATAAAATAGAGTAACACTTATATTCCTATCAAGTCCTCATTAACTAAAGCTGGTTTTAGAGTAATTTTTGCTTGGGGGTTTTTTATCCCTTCAAAATGTGAAAGGAAGGGAGAGGAGATTTATGGAAATTGAACGTATTAATGATGATACAGTGAAATTTTATATTTCCTATATAGATATTGAGGAACGAGGTTTCGATCGCGAAGAAATTTGGTATAGTCGTGAACGAAGTGAAGAACTTTTTTGGGAAATGATGGATGAAGTTCATCAAGAAGAGGAATTTGTTATTGAAGGTCCATTATGGATTCAAGTTCAAGCTCTTGAAAAAGGTCTAGAAATTCTTGTGACGCGAGCACAATTAGGGAAAGATGGACAAAAGCTGGATTTAGCTTTTTCAGATGAAAAACTGAAAAACTTCCAGATGGATGATAAAGTCGAAAGTCTCCTTGAAGAGCATTTCCAAGGAAAAGAAGACTATAGCGGCGTGGCCTTTGAAGACGGTATGATTGAATTTATTACGGAGTTCCCTGACTTCGAGGATGTAATTTCTCTCAGT from Peribacillus asahii carries:
- the mecA gene encoding adaptor protein MecA — translated: MEIERINDDTVKFYISYIDIEERGFDREEIWYSRERSEELFWEMMDEVHQEEEFVIEGPLWIQVQALEKGLEILVTRAQLGKDGQKLDLAFSDEKLKNFQMDDKVESLLEEHFQGKEDYSGVAFEDGMIEFITEFPDFEDVISLSKRSGLDQWTTKLYAYEGKYFLYIEFAEDSIEEEDIDNVLSVLLEYSHESPVTVHVLEEYGKLVIDGNVFETVSNYFS